GCATTGCCACTTCATATGATTGAAGTCTTTGAAAATAAAAGGAGGAAAGGTGGAAAAAGATAAATAATAGCAGAAAAATCATATATGGCTTTAGCGAAAATCCTAATGAAATGCTGTATTTAGCTAATGTTACAAGCAGTATCATAAAAAAAATGGTGAATTGATACCTCAGCGGTTTCTGCATTACATTATCCATTTCCCATCCTCCTTTCTTTGTCATTTTCATTTTCCCATTTCCTTAGAAATGTTCTTTTTACGTAATTCAAAGCCTTCTCATTCAGTTCTCTATCAAGTAATAGAAAGAGAGGTAAACTGCCTAAATGAATAGTCATGGCAAGGATTGAATGCGATTGTAAGAAATAATCCAACAAGACGAAGGTTACTCCAAAAACGGTCAGGTATGGGATGAGAACGCTTCTAGCCACTCGCCACTTTTCGGATGTGAAGATCCAGAAGCCAGCGAGAGTGAAAAGTTCTATTGTCAGCCCGGCAAATGCAGCCCCAATTAAGCCGTATTGATTACTACTGAATACATACAAGAAAATACCGATTATCACAGCTACTAGTTGGACAGAAGTGCGATATATTTGACGAGAGCTTGTAGTCAGTCCATCCGCTAACGAAATATTTACCGCTTGGAGCGCCAACAGAATAGAAAGGATTTTCAATGGAATGGCCGCTTCCAGCCAGGTCTCTCCAAATAATAAGGAAATAATAGGTGCGGAAAGGTAATAAAACGGAATGGTCATCATCATGCCTATAAGAGCCATGATTTTTGTCTGGGTTATCAATAAAGATAAATGTTTCTTCCATTCTTTATGGTTAAAATACCGAAATAAAACCGGATAGTAAGCTCCAGCCACTATGAAGGGAATTTGTTGCAGGGCTTGGGGGATTCGATATGCCACCGCAAACAACCCAACTTCATGGAGGGTAAGCGTTCTCTCTAATACAAGTGGTCCTAAATGGGGTAACAGAACAAATAACAACCCTCCAAGTGTGAACGATCCAATCTTATGCAGCAATCCCTTATGAAACTTTCTGCCCCAAACTATTTTCATATTTTTACAAAGAAAGGACATACCGATTACTCCAGCCGTCAGGTAAGAGCAACCATACAAGAAAGAAATCATAAATGGATTTAACGATAGAAGCATTCCGATTATAATGGAGCTTACCAAACTGAAAGCTGAAATAATACGGATTATTCCACAGTACTGCATTTTCTCCTTCAATTGGAAATAGGTAATGCTAATACTTTGCATAGCGACTCCAGCTACCATGGGAACTACCAGAAAATATGCCGTTCTAATCAATTCACCATTATCTGAGTGCATGATTTCTATAATGAGAAAACCTACAGAAAAAGTTACCAACAATAGAACTGCACGCATTTTTATATATGAAGAAATGACAGAGGGGACATCCGCCCCCTTTAGGGACCCTTCCCTCAATACGATGTCACTTAATCCAGCATCCGTAAAATATGCCATTATCATTGCGAACGCCAATACCACACTGAATAGACCATAGTGATAGGATTGCAGATAATAGGCAAGGATGATAAGTGATCCAGCATTAAGAACACTTGTTAGGGCTGTGCTATAGAATAAATGAAAAATATTGGTTGAAATGGAGTTTCCTTTAGTTAATTTCATTTACTTGTGCCCCTTATGCTCACAGCCTTCCATATCTAAGCTGTTTGATAAATCACACCAACAATTTTTTTGTTTGCTCTCTCTAAATAATGCTTCGTTTGAATGGCGTCATCTTTTTTCGTACTGTGTTCCTTCATCACAAGTATGACCCCGTCACATTTCCTTGATAGAATATGAGCATCAGAAGACTTTAGAAAAGATGGAGTTTCCAATAGAATAACATCAAAGAATTGGCTCCAATCTGTCATCAGTTCTTCCGCCTTATTTAAGAGTCCTGTATGCGAAATATTATCTCTCGATGTACCTGCAGGAAGAAGAAAGAGTCCCGGGGTAGACGTGATTTTGGCAAATAGGTTGATACTCCCCTTTTCATTGATGACATTTACCAAACCGCTGGAATTGTAAATATTAAAATATTTATGAAGGGAGGGCCTTCTTAAGTTTGCATCTACCAACAGAACTTTCTTGCCAAGTTCAGCAAAGGAAATTGCCAATTTTGCAGAAATCAACGCCTTTTGTTCTTCTAGGTTGGGGGAAGTAATGGTTAAAAAGA
This window of the Sutcliffiella horikoshii genome carries:
- a CDS encoding oligosaccharide flippase family protein, producing the protein MKLTKGNSISTNIFHLFYSTALTSVLNAGSLIILAYYLQSYHYGLFSVVLAFAMIMAYFTDAGLSDIVLREGSLKGADVPSVISSYIKMRAVLLLVTFSVGFLIIEIMHSDNGELIRTAYFLVVPMVAGVAMQSISITYFQLKEKMQYCGIIRIISAFSLVSSIIIGMLLSLNPFMISFLYGCSYLTAGVIGMSFLCKNMKIVWGRKFHKGLLHKIGSFTLGGLLFVLLPHLGPLVLERTLTLHEVGLFAVAYRIPQALQQIPFIVAGAYYPVLFRYFNHKEWKKHLSLLITQTKIMALIGMMMTIPFYYLSAPIISLLFGETWLEAAIPLKILSILLALQAVNISLADGLTTSSRQIYRTSVQLVAVIIGIFLYVFSSNQYGLIGAAFAGLTIELFTLAGFWIFTSEKWRVARSVLIPYLTVFGVTFVLLDYFLQSHSILAMTIHLGSLPLFLLLDRELNEKALNYVKRTFLRKWENENDKERRMGNG
- a CDS encoding CpsD/CapB family tyrosine-protein kinase, with protein sequence MFKNRWGKKLSLKENMISTDQIRIIRTNIEDELQKDSIFLTITSPNLEEQKALISAKLAISFAELGKKVLLVDANLRRPSLHKYFNIYNSSGLVNVINEKGSINLFAKITSTPGLFLLPAGTSRDNISHTGLLNKAEELMTDWSQFFDVILLETPSFLKSSDAHILSRKCDGVILVMKEHSTKKDDAIQTKHYLERANKKIVGVIYQTA